The Glycine soja cultivar W05 chromosome 6, ASM419377v2, whole genome shotgun sequence genome has a window encoding:
- the LOC114414823 gene encoding glutaredoxin-C6-like — MNSTEEGMQGIGIGIGCFQNDVVGQLELSPTMSNSSSSLSMELDESPESRIQRLISEHPVIIFTRSSCCMCHVMKKLLATIGVHPTVIELDDQEIAALPDTSAPSAFIGGTCIGGLESLVGLHVTGHLIPKLVQVGALWYGRIWVSERIWFDSPYTGGR; from the exons ATGAACAGTACTGAGGAGGGGATGCAAGGCATAGGCATAGGCATAGGCTGCTTCCAAAACGACGTCGTAGGGCAGCTGGAGCTGAGTCCCACTATGAGCAACTCCTCCTCCTCGCTATCCATGGAGCTGGACGAGTCCCCGGAGAGCAGAATCCAACGGTTGATATCGGAGCACCCGGTCATCATCTTCACCCGATCCTCCTGCTGCATGTGCCACGTCATGAAGAAGCTCCTCGCCACCATCGGCGTCCACCCCACCGTCATCGAATTGGACGACCAGGAGATCGCCGCCCTCCCCGACACCAGCGCCCCCTCGGCCTTTATAGGCGGCACCTGCATCGGCGGCCTCGAATCCCTGGTCGGCCTCCACGTCACCGGCCACCTGATCCCCAAACTGGTCCAAGTCGGCGCTCTCTGg TATGGCAGAATTTGGGTGAGTGAACGAATCTGGTTTGACTCGCCGTATACGGGTGGGAGGTGA
- the LOC114414821 gene encoding NDR1/HIN1-like protein 13, whose product MSDPASKPSGNGAAATNGNPGPVKSQLYNPNRQVYRPQSHYHRRGQRSHRNLCCCCCFWTILTLLAVALLAAIVGAALYVLYRPHRPEFSVTNLRIAKMNLTTSADSPSHLTTLFNLTLIAKNPNNHLVFFYDPFSVTVLSNSVPVGNGSVTAFTSDKNNQTSLRAVLSGSQDLDTDSLTSLRSGLKMKRGFPVEIQMDTKVKMKMDWLKSKKVGIRVTCDGIRGTVPSGKTPAVASVVDSECKVDLRIKIWKFSF is encoded by the coding sequence ATGTCTGACCCAGCCTCCAAACCCAGCGGAAACGGCGCGGCCGCCACTAACGGCAATCCCGGACCCGTCAAGTCTCAACTCTACAACCCCAACCGTCAAGTTTACCGCCCGCAATCACACTACCACCGTCGCGGCCAACGCTCCCACCGTAAcctctgctgctgctgctgcttctGGACCATCCTCACCCTCCTCGCGGTGGCCCTCCTCGCTGCCATTGTCGGCGCCGCACTCTACGTACTCTACCGCCCTCACCGTCCCGAATTCTCCGTCACAAACCTCCGCATTGCAAAGATGAACCTCACAACCTCCGCGGACTCACCTTCACACCTCACTACGCTCTTCAACCTCACTCTCATCGCCAAGAACCCTAACAACCACCTCGTCTTCTTCTACGACCCGTTCTCCGTGACGGTGCTCTCGAACTCTGTCCCCGTTGGGAACGGTTCCGTTACGGCGTTTACCTCCGACAAGAACAACCAAACGAGCCTCCGCGCGGTGCTGTCGGGGTCGCAAGATCTGGACACGGACTCGTTGACTAGCCTGAGATCGGGGCTGAAGATGAAGAGAGGGTTCCCCGTTGAGATTCAGATGGACACCAAGGTGAAGATGAAGATGGATTGGCTCAAGAGCAAGAAAGTCGGAATTAGAGTCACCTGCGACGGAATCAGAGGAACCGTTCCCTCCGGCAAAACTCCGGCGGTGGCCTCCGTCGTCGACTCCGAGTGTAAGGTGGATCTTCGAATCAAGATCTGGAAGTTCtccttttaa
- the LOC114414822 gene encoding probable ADP,ATP carrier protein At5g56450 — MSAADDDEPERRRRLKASNSGGLKSFQRDLIAGAVMGGGVHTIVAPIERAKLLLQTQESNLAIVASGRRRFKGMLDCIARTVREEGILSLWRGNGSSVIRYYPSVALNFSLKDLYKSMLRGGNSSDNLLPGATANFAAGAAAGCTTLVMVYPLDIAHTRLAADIGRREVRQFRGIYHFLATIFHKDGVRGIYKGLPASLHGMVVHRGLYFGGFDTMKEIMSEESKPELALWKRWVVAQAVTTSAGLISYPLDTVRRRMMMQSGIEQPVYNSTLDCWRKIYRTEGLASFYRGAVSNVFRSTGAAAILVLYDEVKKFMNWGRI, encoded by the exons atGAGCGCAGCGGATGATGACGAGccagaaaggagaagaagattGAAAGCGTCGAATAGTGGTGGGTTGAAGAGCTTTCAGCGCGATCTGATCGCTGGGGCGGTGATGGGTGGTGGGGTGCACACGATTGTGGCCCCAATCGAGAGGGCGAAGCTCTTGTTGCAGACCCAAGAGAGCAATTTGGCGATTGTGGCGAGTGGGCGTCGCAGATTCAAGGGTATGTTGGATTGCATAGCCCGTACGGTCAGGGAAGAAGGCATTCTCTCTTTGTGGAGAGGCAATGGCAGCAGTGTTATTCGTTACTATCCTTCTGTCGCTCTCAATTTCTCTCTCAAG GATCTATACAAAAGCATGCTAAGAGGTGGAAACTCTAGTGACAATCTTTTGCCAGGTGCCACTGCTAATTTTGCTGCGGGGGCTGCTGCCGGCTGTACCACGCTTGTGATGGTATACCCCCTTGACATAGCACACACGCGCCTTGCCGCCGACATTGGAAGGAGAGAAGTGCGCCAATTTCGAGGCATTTACCATTTCTTGGCTACCATATTCCACAAGGATGGCGTTCGGGGGATCTACAAGGGCCTTCCTGCATCTCTACATGGGATGGTGGTACACAGGGGCCTTTATTTTGGAGGCTTTGATACCATGAAAGAGATCATGTCTGAAGAATCAAAACCCGAGTTGGCATTGTGGAAGCGTTGGGTGGTAGCTCAGGCAGTCACAACCTCTGCTGGCTTGATATCTTATCCGTTAGACACGGTCCGTAGGAGGATGATGATGCAGTCTGGCATTGAACAGCCAGTGTACAATAGCACCCTGGACTGCTGGAGGAAGATCTATAGAACAGAAGGGTTGGCTTCATTTTACCGTGGTGCAGTTTCTAATGTGTTTAGGAGCACAGGAGCAGCAGCTATCTTAGTCTTGTATGATGAGGTTAAGAAATTTATGAACTGGGGGAGAATTTAA